The window TACAAATTGGGATTTGGTCATCTTCTGGTCGATGTCGGCCAAGTGAAGATCGGTATtcaagagaagaagggagtAACAAATCGTGTGCACAACATCTAATCGGACAGATTAGATTTGCGCGGAACAAAAGATTACCAGGTATAAACTTACCGGTGGCTTTGAAACCATGGCTCGGGTTGCAATCACACCATCTGTTTGAGAAGGCATCTAGGACGCGATCCACTTGTTGAGTCTCTCCTTTTAACACCAAACGCTCACAGAGACTTCGTAGGGCGGCGAGAATGTTGACATTGGACCAGTTGAAGAATCGCATATACGCCTCCCGAACCTTGGCCCGATCAGGGTCACCCAGCCAAGCGGCAGCCGGTTCGTTGCCCACCACTTGGTCCTGGCTATCAAAGAGCTTCTGCGCTTGTTCTCGATCAATCGCCGTCGGATCATCCTCCACCGCATCTCCGGGCCCGTCGGTTGTATCCTTAGGCTGCTCGGCCGCCGTGGGTTCTTCAGATTCTACCACCGGTGTGTTTACCGCGGTTTGATATTGCGAGGCCTCTGAGACGGACGCACCGGGAGATTCGGGGGCCTTGATATCTTTGCCAGTGGCAGGGATTGCCAATTTGTTGACTTCCACTGGTGTTTCTTTCGGAAGATCATCAGCGGAGTGGTTGGTGGGTGAAGTGGCATTGAGCGAGTaatcctccaccacaggcGACAAAGATGCGGAGGGGGTGGCGTCCCGGGGGTTGTCTAATGAGGCCGATTCTGTGGCAGTTTCTGCCTCACTATCTTGAGGGACTATCTTGATTGTCGATCCCTCGGCAGAATCTGACACGGTCTCTCTTTGTGTTTGCAAAGACAAAGAGTCTTGGGCCTGCGGCCCCTCGCGACGTTGCTCCTTGGAAGCTTGGTGTGCTGGGTTGGCGTCTGCAAGGTACGGATCCATGACCCTCCGCAGACTGCTAACAGGGCTTGGCTCCGGCTTCATCATGTCCAGGGCCTGTGGAGTCGCAATCTCCTGGGGTAAAACAATTGGAGGCGGAACATTCTCGACCACAGACTTCTTGCGCCGGCGGAAGAACGATGATTTTTGTTTCACTACTTGCTGCGGTCCTTTTCGGGTGGACGGCGAAGCTTCCGCAGTAGGAGTCTTGGGGGGcagctgttgctgttgccgcCCCTTCAGATTGGTCGTCACTCCATGGGCATCCTTGGGTTCATTCTCACGGAGATAGGACAAGTCATTCGCGCTGGGGCTTCCTTGTTCTCCAGCACTGGGTGACGGAGTCTTGGATGAGCCGCCGAACACGCGCCGGAAAAACCCAGGACGCTCTTTCGTAGGAGTGTTGGTGGAGGCGACTGTAGTGGTCGAGTTGGTGGGAGCCGGTTCCGGAGGGAGATGAGAGGGTTTGTTATATGAGATCGTTGGGCTGGGGGCTGGCTCCTGCGACGCGGGCATGGGCGGAGGCATTTCCACTTCCACGTCTGGCTGCGAGTTCTCATTGTCCCGGGCTCGAAGAGTCCCCGTGCCGATGTTGTCCGTGCGGGTCTTGCGGACCTGAGGAGCCTGCGCTACCGATTTGGCGCTGTTCCGTCGCGACCCCACCGGCGTCCGTGAATTGGTTGGTGTCCGACTATAGTCTGTGTATTTTCGTGGCCCTCCTGGCACGCTTGGTGTCGGCGCGGCGTCGCTGTCATCGTAGAACAAGGAATCCTGGCCGGCATCGGGCTCTGCATATGGAACATAGGTTCGCTTGGGCCCGCAGTCAAAACTCTCTGAGCGCCGGTCTAAGCCCGAGTCTGCTCGCGTTCGAGGAATATTGGATGGATACTCGACCGTCGAGGTTGAGCTTCCCTTGCTACCTTTGCGGGCGTCGCTAGATCGCGGGATGTTTGCCGGCACCCCGCGGGCGCTCATGGAGTCTCGACCGCGTGTGCTTCCCATTTTCCTCGGAGTGGTTTGGTACTTGGAACTGCTGTTGCTCCGCCGGCCCTTTGTTGTCCTCGTTGCATACCGATGGTCATCATAGGCGTAATCTGCCTCGGAggacatggacgaggagaaggtgtGACCGCGAAACCGGCCGGGGGGAGTTGACTCCTTGGAATATCGGGTGTGGGTATCAGAGTCCAAGGCGGGATTGAACATGCGGTAATCATCTAGAGGAGAGGATCCGGGTGCGTCGAATTGGTCCAGGGAGAGAAGCATGTTATCGACGATCGACGTGCGAACGGCATGCTGGGGGGAGAGGGATAGGTCATGTGGATCGCGGTCATCCCCGGATTCGCTGGTGCTCGTGCCATTGTCAATCGTGTCAGGGAAGGTGTCGCGGATGGAGGGGCGTTGAAATTTTTGTTTGGACGGCCGGTATATGGAGGTTTGGGCGGGAGGAGTGCGCGGAGGGGAGGGAGCGGCGGTATACTCCCGTTGCTGCGACATAGTCGTAGTGGTGTccgctggaggaagagagggaggaagagaggaagatgtcaaAGGAGACTGACGCAACTGGGTTGAAGCATGGAGGGTGTAACCAGAGTCTCAGACGGGCATTGCGTGTCGGCCCAGTctggggg of the Penicillium psychrofluorescens genome assembly, chromosome: 1 genome contains:
- a CDS encoding uncharacterized protein (ID:PFLUO_000808-T1.cds;~source:funannotate) — its product is MSQQREYTAAPSPPRTPPAQTSIYRPSKQKFQRPSIRDTFPDTIDNGTSTSESGDDRDPHDLSLSPQHAVRTSIVDNMLLSLDQFDAPGSSPLDDYRMFNPALDSDTHTRYSKESTPPGRFRGHTFSSSMSSEADYAYDDHRYATRTTKGRRSNSSSKYQTTPRKMGSTRGRDSMSARGVPANIPRSSDARKGSKGSSTSTVEYPSNIPRTRADSGLDRRSESFDCGPKRTYVPYAEPDAGQDSLFYDDSDAAPTPSVPGGPRKYTDYSRTPTNSRTPVGSRRNSAKSVAQAPQVRKTRTDNIGTGTLRARDNENSQPDVEVEMPPPMPASQEPAPSPTISYNKPSHLPPEPAPTNSTTTVASTNTPTKERPGFFRRVFGGSSKTPSPSAGEQGSPSANDLSYLRENEPKDAHGVTTNLKGRQQQQLPPKTPTAEASPSTRKGPQQVVKQKSSFFRRRKKSVVENVPPPIVLPQEIATPQALDMMKPEPSPVSSLRRVMDPYLADANPAHQASKEQRREGPQAQDSLSLQTQRETVSDSAEGSTIKIVPQDSEAETATESASLDNPRDATPSASLSPVVEDYSLNATSPTNHSADDLPKETPVEVNKLAIPATGKDIKAPESPGASVSEASQYQTAVNTPVVESEEPTAAEQPKDTTDGPGDAVEDDPTAIDREQAQKLFDSQDQVVGNEPAAAWLGDPDRAKVREAYMRFFNWSNVNILAALRSLCERLVLKGETQQVDRVLDAFSNRWCDCNPSHGFKATDVVHTICYSLLLLNTDLHLADIDQKMTKSQFVRNTMPTIHRVAMDAAPEGFDTLRPVNRTKTTPQSLDATPTSARSATFPLGDGSHGSLDVDSVRGPVDASNDTGPLVSVPFTGTVRAWEQQVESVLKEFYNSIQKERLPLYGAQPEREVSRMHSNNFLGPSMGTLRRSPSTISKSGSDIYPRGRSADSRHGAARWSSKPRSRAGRLYPPSFMGSSRTSLDDQSSLWSPTASSTWSKYSLGRFTSASVDSFGSEYPRGEYQQSIGFANALSQAIIREDSATSVYSYEDNERTMPLLEDETLALAGAPWAKEGSLKHKHHLDAVDKRAKDRNWNECFAVIQQGWMRLFSFNSKSMRQKAKQRGGVVVGGGNWTENAEELWKFMLRQTIASALPPPGYSKSRPHVWALSLPTGAVHLFQAGTPDIVREFVSTANYWSARLSKEPLVGGISNIEYGWSDNVINTALVNPEGRSPPPGSGPRPSIQSSIRSSIDQQSVRPRLPADRVHISDWSPPQQSMVASNLTEEDQLKALQTYVKNIEDELQRHNELRSAMNLAFSPRHPNSTKAMTNWEKKSSYLLREIVKFRTYMDSLRNAVTSKEKFYATSNNYYNGAGVDSDAVSIKRPVTGAGPA